One Cohnella candidum genomic region harbors:
- a CDS encoding EscU/YscU/HrcU family type III secretion system export apparatus switch protein, which produces MTPDSRKPPARTVPKKAVALKYEPERRTAPVVTAKGQGVMADQILRKAKESGVPVQEDASLVEVLSKLDLEQEIPPELYKLVAEILSFVYRADRKARPGG; this is translated from the coding sequence ATGACGCCCGATTCCCGGAAACCGCCGGCGAGAACGGTCCCCAAAAAAGCGGTCGCGCTAAAGTACGAACCCGAGCGCAGGACGGCTCCGGTCGTAACCGCCAAAGGCCAAGGCGTGATGGCGGATCAGATTTTGCGTAAAGCCAAGGAAAGCGGCGTGCCCGTCCAAGAGGACGCTTCCCTGGTCGAGGTGCTGTCCAAGCTGGACCTGGAACAGGAAATCCCTCCGGAGCTGTATAAGCTCGTGGCGGAAATTCTCAGCTTCGTGTACCGAGCCGACAGAAAAGCGCGGCCGGGCGGCTGA
- a CDS encoding YraN family protein, which produces MQRPLRSNRTASGRAAEDTAAAHLQGTGVSVIERNWRCKTGELDLIAKEGDVLVFVEVRSRTAPSRYGTAVEAVTPRKCRQVRETAGVYLKMTGAYGSPVRFDVIAVTFAADGSVAELRHIPGAF; this is translated from the coding sequence ATGCAGCGTCCATTGCGATCCAACCGAACGGCGTCGGGACGGGCGGCGGAAGACACCGCGGCGGCACATTTGCAAGGTACGGGCGTCTCCGTGATCGAGCGCAACTGGCGCTGCAAAACGGGCGAACTCGACCTCATCGCGAAGGAAGGCGACGTCCTCGTATTCGTGGAGGTTCGCTCCCGCACCGCGCCATCCCGCTACGGGACCGCCGTCGAAGCGGTCACCCCGCGCAAATGCCGGCAAGTACGAGAGACGGCCGGCGTCTACCTGAAAATGACCGGCGCCTACGGAAGCCCGGTTCGTTTCGATGTTATTGCCGTTACCTTCGCGGCAGACGGTTCGGTGGCCGAGCTTCGCCATATTCCCGGCGCGTTTTGA
- a CDS encoding ribonuclease HII, whose amino-acid sequence MDETIDRLQFEAQLWAQGLTAVAGIDEVGRGCLFGDVVAAAVILPRGLVLEGINDSKQISEKKREKLYEEITKEAVAWNVSRVEAAVIDRINIRQASRLAMKQAVLGLGVTPEHLLIDAESVDLELPQTAIVKGDFLSQSIGAASILAKVTRDRLCAEVWEALYPGYGIGGHKGYATKEHREALLRLGPTPMHRQSFLGNLFAVQQELF is encoded by the coding sequence ATGGATGAAACGATTGATCGGCTTCAATTCGAAGCCCAGCTGTGGGCGCAAGGCTTGACGGCGGTCGCCGGCATCGACGAGGTGGGGCGGGGATGCCTCTTCGGCGACGTCGTGGCCGCAGCCGTCATTCTCCCCCGCGGGCTGGTGCTGGAAGGCATCAACGATTCCAAGCAGATCAGCGAGAAAAAAAGAGAAAAGCTTTACGAGGAAATCACGAAAGAAGCGGTCGCTTGGAACGTCTCCCGCGTCGAAGCCGCGGTCATCGACCGGATCAACATCCGGCAAGCGTCGAGGCTGGCGATGAAGCAAGCGGTCCTCGGGCTGGGCGTGACGCCCGAGCATTTGCTGATCGACGCGGAGTCGGTCGATTTGGAGCTGCCGCAGACGGCAATCGTCAAAGGGGACTTTTTGAGCCAGTCGATTGGAGCGGCCTCCATCCTGGCCAAGGTGACGCGCGACCGGCTTTGCGCGGAAGTGTGGGAGGCGCTGTATCCGGGTTACGGGATCGGCGGTCACAAGGGCTACGCGACGAAAGAGCACCGGGAAGCGCTGCTCCGGTTGGGGCCGACGCCCATGCACAGGCAAAGCTTCCTCGGTAACTTGTTCGCCGTACAGCAGGAGTTGTTTTAA
- a CDS encoding YifB family Mg chelatase-like AAA ATPase gives MYVKMTGASVLGIEGRLIEVEVDIRPGLPQVNVVGLADTAVRESVERVRAAVQNGGLKFPMDRITVNLAPADMRKEGSSFDLAIAAGILCASGQLDPARVEDALLIGELALNGDVRAVPGVLPMTERARNAGMRRVVVPLGAVAEARLIEGIEVEGIGSIRDWLDGPTSAASTASVTMSKEDLSKVRFRRDDEPDLVDIVGHAQAKRALIIAAAGMHNILLVGPPGTGKTMLCRRLPGLLPPLTDEDALAVTKIFSVCGKLGDRRTGLIRERPFRAPHHSISSAGLIGGGPVPKPGEVTLAHHGVLFLDEMPEFSRICLESLRQPLEDREVTIGRARAVCRFPARFMLAASMNPCPCGFYGGNSATDRPCTCSEAAVQRYRSRMSGPLSDRIDLQVELPRQSARPADPALITTEQARAMVMEAYERQRARYTRHGISWNSELQGPLLKKYAALTPSGERLLSDVYDRLGLSFRAHDRILKMSRTIADLAGRDTIGEGDVAEAIQFRCLDKG, from the coding sequence ATGTACGTCAAAATGACGGGAGCGAGCGTGCTCGGCATCGAAGGCCGGTTGATCGAGGTGGAGGTGGATATCCGCCCGGGGCTTCCCCAAGTGAATGTCGTCGGACTTGCCGATACGGCGGTTCGAGAGTCCGTCGAACGGGTGCGAGCGGCGGTTCAGAACGGTGGCCTCAAGTTCCCGATGGACCGGATCACCGTCAACTTGGCGCCGGCGGACATGCGCAAGGAAGGAAGCTCTTTCGACCTTGCCATCGCCGCGGGAATCTTGTGTGCAAGCGGACAGTTGGATCCGGCGCGGGTTGAAGACGCTTTGCTGATCGGGGAACTGGCACTGAACGGGGATGTACGAGCCGTGCCGGGCGTCCTTCCGATGACCGAACGGGCGCGCAATGCCGGCATGCGGCGCGTCGTCGTACCTCTCGGCGCGGTGGCGGAGGCGCGCTTGATCGAGGGCATTGAAGTAGAAGGCATCGGTTCAATCCGCGACTGGCTCGATGGACCGACATCCGCCGCGAGTACGGCGTCGGTGACCATGAGCAAAGAAGATTTGTCGAAAGTGCGATTTCGGCGAGACGATGAGCCCGATCTTGTCGACATCGTCGGACATGCCCAAGCCAAACGGGCGCTCATTATCGCAGCCGCGGGCATGCACAACATCTTGCTGGTAGGGCCGCCCGGTACGGGCAAAACGATGCTCTGCCGGCGTCTGCCCGGCCTGCTTCCCCCGCTCACGGACGAAGACGCGCTGGCGGTTACTAAGATATTCAGCGTCTGCGGCAAACTGGGCGACAGGCGAACCGGTTTGATCCGGGAGCGGCCGTTCCGCGCCCCTCATCACAGCATCTCTTCCGCCGGTTTGATCGGCGGCGGACCGGTGCCCAAGCCGGGCGAAGTCACGCTCGCGCACCATGGGGTGCTTTTCCTTGACGAAATGCCCGAATTTTCGCGGATTTGCCTGGAGTCGCTCCGCCAACCCTTGGAGGACCGCGAAGTGACGATCGGCCGGGCGAGGGCCGTGTGCCGGTTTCCGGCCAGGTTTATGCTTGCCGCCTCGATGAATCCGTGCCCATGCGGATTTTATGGAGGGAACTCGGCCACCGATCGTCCCTGTACTTGTTCAGAAGCCGCGGTTCAACGATATCGGTCGCGCATGTCCGGGCCTTTGTCGGACCGAATCGACCTGCAAGTCGAACTGCCTCGGCAATCTGCGAGACCCGCCGACCCGGCACTTATCACGACGGAGCAGGCGCGCGCCATGGTGATGGAGGCGTACGAACGCCAACGAGCCCGTTACACAAGGCACGGGATTTCTTGGAACAGTGAATTACAGGGGCCATTGTTGAAGAAATACGCGGCGCTTACGCCTTCCGGCGAGCGGCTGTTGTCGGATGTGTATGACCGGCTGGGACTCAGCTTCCGTGCCCATGACCGGATCTTGAAAATGTCACGCACGATCGCGGATTTGGCGGGACGGGATACCATCGGAGAAGGGGATGTCGCGGAGGCGATACAATTTCGCTGTCTGGATAAGGGGTAG
- the sucD gene encoding succinate--CoA ligase subunit alpha, which translates to MSILIDKNTKVITQGITGATGLFHAKGALDYGTQMVGGTTPGKGGQKVDITLENGSTVSLPIFNTVKEAVAATGATASVIYVAPPFAADAIMEAVDAELDLAICITEGIPVMDMIKVKRYMEGKKTRLIGPNCPGVITPDEIKIGIMPGYIHKKGHVGVVSRSGTLTYEAVHQLTTNGIGQSSAVGIGGDPVKGSEFIDILKLFNEDPDTYAVIMIGEIGGTAEEEAAEWIKANMTKPVVGFIGGATAPPGKRMGHAGAIISGGKGTAAEKIAKLQECGIKVAPTPSEMGSTLISVLEERGLLEKCKSE; encoded by the coding sequence ATGAGCATTTTGATCGACAAAAACACCAAGGTGATCACCCAAGGCATCACGGGCGCGACCGGTCTTTTCCACGCCAAGGGTGCACTGGACTACGGTACGCAGATGGTCGGTGGCACGACGCCGGGCAAAGGCGGCCAGAAGGTAGACATTACGCTCGAGAACGGCAGCACGGTTTCCCTGCCGATTTTCAATACCGTTAAGGAAGCGGTCGCGGCAACGGGCGCTACGGCCTCCGTTATCTACGTCGCTCCACCGTTCGCGGCTGACGCGATCATGGAAGCGGTCGACGCCGAGCTGGACCTGGCGATCTGCATCACCGAAGGCATTCCGGTTATGGACATGATTAAGGTCAAGCGTTACATGGAAGGCAAGAAAACGCGCCTGATCGGTCCGAACTGCCCTGGCGTCATCACGCCGGATGAAATCAAGATCGGCATCATGCCGGGCTACATCCACAAAAAGGGCCACGTCGGCGTCGTTTCCCGCTCGGGTACGCTGACGTACGAAGCGGTCCATCAGCTGACGACCAACGGCATCGGACAATCGTCCGCGGTCGGCATCGGCGGGGACCCGGTCAAAGGCTCCGAGTTCATCGACATCCTGAAGCTGTTCAATGAAGATCCGGACACCTACGCGGTCATCATGATCGGCGAGATCGGCGGTACGGCGGAAGAAGAAGCCGCCGAGTGGATCAAGGCGAACATGACGAAGCCGGTCGTCGGCTTCATCGGCGGCGCAACCGCGCCTCCAGGCAAACGCATGGGACATGCGGGCGCCATCATCTCCGGCGGCAAAGGCACGGCTGCCGAGAAGATCGCCAAACTGCAGGAGTGCGGCATCAAAGTCGCTCCGACGCCTTCCGAAATGGGATCGACGCTCATCTCCGTTCTCGAGGAGCGCGGCCTGCTGGAGAAGTGCAAAAGCGAATAA
- the sucC gene encoding ADP-forming succinate--CoA ligase subunit beta has protein sequence MNIHEYQGKEVLRQYGVAVPRGKVAFTADEAVAAAQELGSAVTVVKAQIHAGGRGKAGGVKIAKSVDDVRKYAEELLGKVLVTHQTGPEGKEVKRLLIEEGCDIKKEYYVGVVVDRGTGRVVMMASEEGGTEIEEVAAHSPEKIIKEVIDPVTGLLPFQARRLAYAINIPNELINKAAGFMLKLYKAFEDKDCSIAEINPLVVTGSGDVMALDAKLNFDSNALFRHKDIVELRDLDEEDEKEIQASKFDLSYIALEGNIGCMVNGAGLAMATMDIIKYYGGEPANFLDVGGGATKEKVTEAFKIILSDANVKGIFVNIFGGIMKCDVIAEGVVAAARELGLDKPLVVRLEGTNVKLGKEILNGSGLNIVAADSMADGAQKIVSLVK, from the coding sequence ATGAACATTCATGAATATCAAGGCAAAGAAGTTCTGCGGCAATACGGCGTAGCCGTTCCCCGCGGCAAAGTGGCATTCACCGCGGACGAAGCCGTCGCGGCTGCCCAGGAACTCGGCAGCGCCGTTACGGTCGTGAAAGCCCAGATCCATGCCGGCGGACGCGGCAAAGCAGGCGGCGTCAAAATCGCCAAAAGCGTGGACGACGTCCGTAAATACGCGGAAGAGCTGCTCGGCAAAGTCCTGGTGACGCACCAGACAGGCCCTGAAGGCAAAGAAGTGAAGCGCCTGCTCATCGAAGAAGGCTGCGACATCAAAAAAGAATATTACGTCGGCGTCGTCGTCGACCGCGGCACGGGACGCGTCGTCATGATGGCATCCGAAGAAGGCGGCACGGAAATCGAAGAAGTCGCCGCTCATTCGCCGGAGAAAATCATCAAGGAAGTCATCGATCCGGTCACCGGATTGCTGCCGTTCCAAGCACGCCGTCTGGCATATGCCATCAACATCCCGAACGAGCTGATCAATAAGGCAGCCGGCTTCATGCTGAAGCTGTACAAAGCGTTCGAAGACAAAGACTGCTCCATCGCCGAAATCAACCCGCTCGTCGTGACGGGTTCCGGCGATGTCATGGCGCTCGACGCCAAGCTGAACTTCGATTCCAACGCGCTGTTCCGCCACAAGGACATCGTGGAGCTCCGCGACCTCGACGAAGAGGACGAAAAGGAAATCCAGGCTTCGAAATTCGACCTGAGCTACATCGCGCTCGAAGGCAACATCGGCTGCATGGTTAACGGCGCCGGCCTCGCGATGGCGACCATGGACATCATCAAATATTACGGCGGCGAGCCGGCCAACTTCCTGGACGTCGGCGGCGGCGCAACCAAAGAGAAAGTCACGGAAGCGTTCAAGATCATTCTGTCGGACGCGAACGTGAAAGGCATTTTCGTCAACATTTTCGGCGGCATCATGAAGTGCGACGTCATCGCCGAAGGCGTCGTGGCGGCTGCGCGCGAGCTCGGACTGGACAAACCGCTCGTCGTTCGCCTTGAAGGAACGAACGTCAAGCTGGGCAAAGAGATTTTGAACGGATCCGGCCTGAACATCGTGGCTGCGGATTCGATGGCCGACGGCGCGCAAAAAATCGTGTCGCTCGTGAAATGA